A segment of the Nocardioides plantarum genome:
CCGGACTCGGAGAGGCCGTCGATCATCGCGGCCAGCATGTCGAGCTCCTTGGGGTACTCGTGCTCGGCACGGTCGTACTTGCGGGAGATCGGGCGGAGCATGTTCATCGCGACCTGGTGGGCCTGGCCCACCAGCGGCTTGAACTTCTTCGGGTCGTCGAGATTGATGGCCATCAGACCAGCACCGCACCTTCCATGATTCCGACGGCACGCAGGTCGCGGTACCACCGCTCGACCGGGTGCTCCTTGACGAACCCGTGACCACCGAGCAGCTGGACGCCGTCGAGGCCGATCCGCATGCCCTTGTCGGCGCACGCCTTGCGGGCCAGGGCGACCTCGCGGGTGAAGTCCTTGCCGGCGGCCGCCCGGGCCGCGGCCTTGTAGGTCAGCAGGCGCATGGCCTGCAGCTCGATCGCGATGTCGGCGACCATGAACGCCACCGACTGGCGGTGGGCGATCGGCTCGCCGAACGCCTGGCGCTCCTTGACGTAGGGGGTCACGTAGTCGAGGACGGCCTGGGCCGTGCCGATCGACAGGGCACACCACGCCAGGCGGGACAACCGCACGCACTCGGTGTAGGTGGAGCCGTCGGTCTCGCCGAGGACGGCGTCGGCCGGGACCGTGACACCAGTCAGGGTCAGCTTGGTCAGCGACGCGGCGCGCACGCCCATCGCCGGGTCGCCCTCGACCTCGAGACCGGCGGCGCCGGACTCGACGAGGAACAGGACGGGCTTGCCGTCGAGCGAGGCGCCGAGGACGAAGAGCTCGGCCCGGGCGCCGCGGGGCACCAGGGTCTTGACGCCGTCGAGCACGTAGCCGTCGGCCGTCCTGCGGGCCGTGGTCGACGGCGACAGCACGTCGAAGAGAACGGTCGGCTCGGTGAGCGCCAGGGCCGCTGCGGGCACGTCGTCCCCGGTGAACGCGGGCAGGTAGGTCTGCTGCTGGGCATCGGTGCCCCAGAGTCCCAGCGCCGTGGCGAC
Coding sequences within it:
- a CDS encoding acyl-CoA dehydrogenase family protein, with the translated sequence MSLISSLRPGGRHGVPSSESRDPIGFLVAGLNRLAQSDLIDKVKLRKPAEQAVFSVTRDGFKVLTTASRTFAKAGRSGTPGSRPAPASTPRGVFDLTPTEDEQMLVDVVTQYADEVVRPAAAGADETCEAPQAVLEAGLGIGLPILGIPEDLGGISEERSAMAGTLVAEALAKGDMGLAVASLAPGSVATALGLWGTDAQQQTYLPAFTGDDVPAAALALTEPTVLFDVLSPSTTARRTADGYVLDGVKTLVPRGARAELFVLGASLDGKPVLFLVESGAAGLEVEGDPAMGVRAASLTKLTLTGVTVPADAVLGETDGSTYTECVRLSRLAWCALSIGTAQAVLDYVTPYVKERQAFGEPIAHRQSVAFMVADIAIELQAMRLLTYKAAARAAAGKDFTREVALARKACADKGMRIGLDGVQLLGGHGFVKEHPVERWYRDLRAVGIMEGAVLV